In Streptomyces sp. SN-593, a single genomic region encodes these proteins:
- a CDS encoding DUF397 domain-containing protein, producing MRRTHNGMAAEDLSEAVWQKSRHSNANGTCVEFAALPDGEVAVRNSRFPDGPALIYTRAEIESMIIGVKAGEFDHLMP from the coding sequence ATGCGCCGGACGCACAACGGAATGGCTGCGGAGGATCTCTCGGAGGCGGTCTGGCAGAAGAGTCGACACAGCAATGCCAATGGGACCTGCGTGGAGTTCGCCGCGTTGCCGGACGGAGAGGTGGCGGTGCGCAATTCCCGCTTCCCCGACGGGCCGGCGCTGATCTACACCCGGGCCGAGATCGAATCGATGATCATCGGCGTGAAGGCAGGGGAGTTCGACCATCTGATGCCCTAG
- a CDS encoding ATP-binding protein, producing MLEPLWQGVLAPERLAAGSGATCGLAAAPESVREARGFARATLKRWDLPLLRDSMELVASELVTNALRYAVPLGTPGAPVQLSLVRFGARVVCAVRDPSGVAPIAKDPDYVAETGRGLHLVESFSENWGWHPLSGAGKVVWALFLVPGGGVL from the coding sequence GTGCTGGAACCGTTATGGCAAGGCGTACTCGCGCCGGAGCGACTCGCCGCCGGCAGCGGGGCCACCTGCGGGCTTGCGGCTGCCCCCGAGTCCGTGCGAGAGGCGCGCGGGTTCGCCCGCGCCACCCTCAAGCGCTGGGACCTGCCGCTGCTGCGCGACTCGATGGAGTTGGTCGCCTCGGAGCTGGTCACCAACGCGCTGCGGTACGCGGTGCCCCTCGGCACGCCGGGCGCGCCGGTCCAGCTCAGCCTGGTGCGCTTCGGTGCACGGGTGGTGTGCGCGGTGCGCGACCCCAGCGGGGTCGCGCCGATCGCGAAGGACCCGGACTACGTCGCGGAGACCGGCCGGGGACTGCACCTGGTGGAGTCCTTCAGCGAGAACTGGGGCTGGCATCCGCTGAGTGGAGCGGGAAAAGTGGTGTGGGCGCTTTTCCTCGTGCCCGGCGGCGGCGTGCTCTGA
- the metG gene encoding methionine--tRNA ligase, whose translation MARHLITSALPYINGIKHLGNMVGSMLPADVYARYLRDRGHEVLYICATDEHGTPAELAAKEAGLPVDVFCAQAHDAQKAIYDGFELSFDHFGRSSSAQNRDITQRFARTLHENGFIEERTVRQVYSLADSRFLPDRYIVGTCPHCGYDKARGDQCENCTRVLDPTDLIEPRSAISGSSALEVRDTKHLFLLQSKLAGEVEAWIDASSGDWPTLASSIARKWLTEGLQDRSITRDLEWGVPVPADTWPELAAEGKVFYVWFDAPIEYIGSTKEWADAAGEGETRDWKSWWYDADGGDDPVRYTEFMAKDNVPFHTVMFPATQLGTREPWKRVDYVKAFNWLNYYGGKFSTSQRRGIFTDAALEILPADYWRYFLMANAPESDDTSFTWELFTSSVNKDLADTLGNFVNRVLSFSRKRFGDAVPEGGAPGAAEAKLGEQISTLLAEYEGTMETLQFRKAAQALRALWSAGNSYLEEKAPWMEIKTSPEGAALTLRTAMNLIHLYAVLSEPFIPASARAMRAAFDLPGDTAPWVTADQARALATLPAGTPFTVPPVLFAKITDDDLAGYTERFGGDPDATA comes from the coding sequence ATGGCTCGTCACCTCATCACCTCAGCCCTGCCCTATATCAACGGGATCAAGCACCTGGGCAACATGGTGGGGTCCATGCTCCCGGCGGACGTGTACGCGCGCTATCTGCGCGACCGCGGACACGAGGTGCTGTACATCTGCGCAACCGACGAGCACGGCACCCCCGCCGAACTCGCCGCCAAGGAGGCGGGGTTGCCGGTCGATGTGTTCTGTGCCCAGGCGCACGACGCGCAGAAGGCCATCTACGACGGCTTCGAGCTGTCCTTCGACCACTTCGGCCGCAGCTCCTCCGCGCAGAACCGTGACATCACCCAGCGCTTCGCCCGCACCCTGCACGAGAACGGCTTCATCGAGGAGCGCACCGTCCGGCAGGTCTACTCGCTGGCCGACAGCCGCTTCCTGCCCGACCGCTACATCGTCGGCACCTGCCCGCACTGCGGTTACGACAAGGCGCGCGGGGACCAGTGCGAGAACTGCACCCGCGTGCTCGACCCGACCGACCTGATCGAGCCGCGCTCGGCGATCAGCGGGAGCAGCGCGCTGGAGGTCCGCGACACCAAGCACCTCTTCCTCCTCCAGTCCAAGCTGGCCGGCGAGGTCGAGGCGTGGATCGACGCCAGCAGCGGGGACTGGCCGACCCTGGCGTCCTCGATCGCCCGCAAGTGGCTCACCGAGGGTCTCCAGGACCGGTCGATCACGCGCGACCTCGAGTGGGGTGTGCCCGTGCCCGCCGACACCTGGCCGGAGCTGGCCGCCGAGGGCAAGGTCTTCTACGTCTGGTTCGACGCCCCCATCGAGTACATCGGTTCCACCAAGGAGTGGGCCGACGCCGCGGGCGAGGGCGAGACCCGCGACTGGAAGTCGTGGTGGTACGACGCGGACGGCGGCGACGACCCGGTCCGCTACACCGAGTTCATGGCGAAGGACAACGTCCCCTTCCACACCGTGATGTTCCCGGCCACCCAGTTGGGCACCCGCGAGCCGTGGAAGCGCGTCGACTACGTCAAGGCGTTCAACTGGCTGAACTACTACGGCGGCAAGTTCTCCACCTCGCAGCGCCGCGGCATCTTCACCGACGCCGCGCTGGAGATCCTGCCGGCCGACTACTGGCGCTACTTCCTGATGGCCAACGCGCCGGAGTCCGACGACACCTCGTTCACCTGGGAGCTGTTCACCTCCTCGGTCAACAAGGACCTCGCCGACACCCTCGGCAACTTCGTCAACCGGGTGCTGTCCTTCTCCCGCAAGCGGTTCGGCGACGCGGTGCCGGAGGGCGGCGCCCCGGGCGCGGCGGAGGCGAAGCTCGGCGAGCAGATCTCCACACTCCTCGCCGAGTACGAGGGCACCATGGAGACCCTCCAGTTCCGCAAGGCCGCCCAGGCGCTGCGGGCGCTGTGGAGCGCGGGCAACTCCTACCTGGAGGAGAAGGCGCCCTGGATGGAGATCAAGACCTCCCCGGAGGGCGCGGCGCTCACCCTGCGCACCGCGATGAACCTCATCCACCTCTACGCGGTCCTCTCCGAGCCCTTCATCCCGGCCTCGGCCCGGGCCATGCGCGCGGCCTTCGACCTGCCCGGCGACACCGCGCCGTGGGTCACCGCCGACCAGGCCCGCGCGCTGGCCACGCTGCCCGCCGGCACCCCGTTCACGGTGCCGCCGGTCCTCTTCGCGAAGATCACCGACGACGACCTGGCCGGGTACACCGAGCGCTTCGGCGGCGACCCGGACGCGACCGCGTAG
- a CDS encoding methyltransferase domain-containing protein encodes MSTHSEKGAGPEGLASVLVEKGVLGSDWLPAYHAVPRHLFVPDAIWPGRAGMNRQDDRVIRGEDPDTWWRAVYRDAPITTQWDDGTYTGPGKGRIPSSSNSMPTMVFSMLDALNVQDGNRVLEIGTGTGWNAALLSHRLGAENVVTVEVDGESARDARARLESAGHAPLTVVGDGAGGYPEGAPYDRVIATASVGRIPREWIAQTRPGGLVVAPWGPTYGGEAVVRLTVAEDGTATGPFLGSSAFMRLRAQRSRRKHVRAYLGGRAWPADGRRGVTGLSPESVGDWPVMFAIGVQVPEAFPWAETYDDGSYTLWLRDTDVTSWATADYVPGREEFEVYQSGPRNLWDEVESACRWWEEQGRPGFERFGLTVEPAGQHVWLDGPDHIVPVLGA; translated from the coding sequence ATGAGCACGCACAGCGAAAAGGGGGCGGGTCCGGAAGGGCTCGCCTCCGTACTCGTGGAAAAGGGAGTACTGGGCAGCGACTGGCTGCCCGCATACCACGCGGTCCCTCGGCACCTGTTCGTTCCGGACGCGATCTGGCCCGGTCGGGCCGGGATGAACCGGCAGGACGACCGGGTGATCCGGGGTGAGGACCCGGACACCTGGTGGCGGGCTGTCTACCGCGATGCGCCGATCACGACCCAGTGGGACGACGGCACTTACACCGGACCGGGGAAGGGAAGGATCCCGTCCAGTTCCAACTCCATGCCCACCATGGTCTTCTCGATGCTGGACGCGCTGAACGTCCAAGACGGGAACCGGGTGTTGGAGATCGGGACCGGTACCGGCTGGAACGCGGCCCTGCTGTCCCACCGTCTCGGTGCCGAGAACGTGGTGACGGTCGAGGTGGACGGGGAGAGCGCAAGGGATGCGCGGGCCCGGCTGGAATCGGCCGGTCACGCACCTCTGACCGTGGTCGGCGACGGGGCCGGGGGATACCCCGAGGGTGCGCCGTACGACCGGGTGATCGCCACGGCGTCCGTGGGCCGGATCCCGCGGGAATGGATCGCACAGACAAGACCCGGCGGGCTCGTCGTCGCGCCGTGGGGGCCGACGTACGGCGGGGAGGCGGTGGTTCGTCTCACGGTCGCCGAGGACGGAACGGCCACCGGCCCCTTCCTCGGTTCCTCGGCGTTCATGCGGCTACGCGCTCAGCGCTCCCGGCGGAAGCACGTCCGCGCGTACCTCGGCGGGCGGGCGTGGCCCGCGGACGGACGGCGTGGCGTGACCGGGCTTTCCCCGGAATCGGTGGGGGACTGGCCGGTCATGTTCGCCATCGGGGTGCAGGTTCCCGAGGCATTCCCGTGGGCCGAGACATACGACGACGGTTCCTACACGCTGTGGCTGCGGGACACGGACGTCACGTCGTGGGCGACTGCCGACTACGTTCCGGGCCGCGAGGAGTTCGAGGTCTACCAGTCCGGGCCCCGGAACCTCTGGGACGAGGTGGAGTCCGCCTGCCGTTGGTGGGAGGAGCAGGGACGGCCAGGGTTCGAGA
- a CDS encoding transcriptional regulator, which yields METLSGPPAPAEPHVPTLADFLPPEDPLERLGGRTGGRVGGGQVDDLRRRVHGLRLADDFLAGGDLIRPALRDLRRAVRMYREHSFSELTGRRLLACIAELAQISGWIASDAGRYEEAEHIYRLGLSAAAQAGDRTLAGNLAGSLAYQLSNTGRESDGLDLARAALDGAGPHALPKARALYGDRLAWSATKAGGTGNAQAAMRALGEAGEALAQDSEGTESPGYLYWVDAGELRVMEARVYTELRRPLRAVPLLRGVLDAYDATHTREMALYLSWLAVAYADANEPEEAAVTADRMFTLAADLASERTAERGRLVLARLAEFREVPEVRAVLRSHAA from the coding sequence GTGGAGACGCTCTCCGGGCCGCCGGCGCCCGCAGAACCGCACGTCCCGACCCTCGCCGACTTCCTGCCCCCGGAAGACCCGCTGGAGCGGCTGGGGGGCCGTACGGGCGGGCGAGTGGGGGGCGGTCAGGTGGACGACCTGCGACGGCGGGTACACGGCCTGCGCCTTGCCGACGACTTCCTGGCCGGGGGTGATCTCATCCGTCCTGCGCTCCGCGATCTCCGAAGAGCTGTTCGCATGTACCGGGAGCACTCGTTCTCCGAACTGACGGGTCGTCGGTTGTTGGCCTGCATCGCGGAACTGGCGCAGATCTCCGGCTGGATCGCCTCGGACGCGGGCCGGTACGAGGAAGCGGAACACATCTACCGACTCGGTCTCAGCGCTGCGGCCCAGGCCGGGGACCGGACGCTGGCCGGGAATCTCGCCGGGTCCTTGGCCTACCAACTCAGCAATACCGGCCGGGAGTCGGACGGGCTTGACCTCGCCCGCGCTGCACTGGACGGGGCCGGGCCGCATGCTCTCCCGAAGGCGCGTGCGCTGTACGGTGACCGACTGGCCTGGTCGGCCACGAAGGCGGGTGGAACCGGGAACGCACAAGCGGCAATGCGCGCCCTCGGGGAAGCGGGCGAGGCGCTGGCCCAGGACAGCGAGGGGACCGAGTCGCCGGGCTACCTGTATTGGGTGGACGCCGGAGAACTACGGGTCATGGAAGCCCGTGTGTACACGGAGCTACGCCGGCCGCTGCGGGCCGTTCCCCTCCTGCGAGGCGTCCTTGACGCGTACGACGCCACGCACACGCGGGAGATGGCGCTCTACCTCTCGTGGCTCGCTGTGGCCTACGCCGACGCGAACGAACCCGAGGAAGCGGCGGTCACGGCGGACCGCATGTTCACGCTGGCGGCCGACCTTGCCAGCGAGAGGACGGCCGAACGGGGGCGGCTCGTTCTCGCTCGGCTCGCAGAGTTCCGCGAGGTTCCGGAAGTCCGCGCGGTTCTCCGCTCCCATGCGGCCTAG
- a CDS encoding SigE family RNA polymerase sigma factor produces the protein MSEPGFEEWVAARGPRLLRVAWLLTGDAHLAEDLLQTVLARTWPKWRRIAGGNPEAYVRRALVHTHASWWRRRWRGEVPHSRVPERAADEDPYASVELEQTLGVAVRALPVRQRAVVVLRYFEDLTVTETAEVLGCSEGTVKSQASKALRSLRERLPPAVAVPGPGADGDDR, from the coding sequence TTGAGCGAACCCGGGTTCGAGGAGTGGGTGGCGGCGAGGGGCCCTCGGCTCCTCCGGGTCGCCTGGCTGCTCACGGGCGACGCGCACCTCGCCGAGGACCTGTTGCAGACGGTGCTCGCCCGCACCTGGCCGAAGTGGCGCCGGATCGCGGGCGGGAACCCGGAGGCGTACGTCCGCAGGGCGCTGGTGCACACGCACGCGTCCTGGTGGCGGCGCAGGTGGCGGGGCGAGGTGCCGCACAGCCGGGTGCCGGAGCGGGCGGCGGACGAGGACCCGTACGCGAGCGTGGAGTTGGAGCAGACGCTCGGGGTGGCGGTGCGCGCCCTGCCGGTGCGGCAGCGGGCCGTCGTGGTGCTGCGGTACTTCGAGGACCTGACGGTGACCGAGACCGCGGAGGTGCTCGGCTGCTCGGAGGGCACCGTGAAGAGCCAGGCGTCGAAGGCGCTGCGCTCGCTGCGCGAACGGCTGCCCCCGGCGGTGGCGGTCCCGGGCCCGGGGGCGGATGGCGATGACCGATGA
- a CDS encoding L,D-transpeptidase family protein: MAAVALTAAGALLAGCAAASGTGARPSRLAEQGPLASPVGAAAGRDAPRPLPTTPAAATLPGVGPRTLAQVPADARQVVLVTGAGHDSSTSKVQLFDRADPDAGWTAAGPVWSAHNALDGWSSDHHAGDLRSPIGVFTLTDAGGRYADPGTKLPYTHSPAGFSSPGTGFDGESLADAFDYVIAINYNRKPGTSPLDWTRPLGSSRGGGIWLHVDHGGPTHGCVALPESVMKTLLRTLDPAKHPVVVMGDAKSLSV; encoded by the coding sequence CTGGCCGCAGTGGCGCTGACCGCGGCCGGCGCCCTGCTCGCCGGGTGCGCCGCCGCCAGCGGCACCGGGGCGCGGCCGTCCCGCCTGGCGGAACAGGGACCGCTGGCCTCCCCCGTGGGCGCCGCCGCCGGCCGGGACGCGCCGCGCCCCCTGCCGACGACGCCCGCCGCGGCCACGCTGCCCGGGGTCGGCCCGAGGACCCTCGCCCAGGTCCCCGCCGACGCGCGGCAGGTGGTGCTCGTCACCGGTGCCGGCCATGACTCCTCGACGTCGAAGGTGCAGCTCTTCGACCGCGCCGACCCGGACGCCGGCTGGACCGCGGCCGGCCCGGTCTGGTCCGCGCACAACGCGCTGGACGGCTGGAGCAGCGACCACCACGCCGGCGACCTGCGCTCGCCGATCGGGGTGTTCACCCTCACCGACGCGGGCGGCCGGTACGCCGACCCCGGCACCAAGTTGCCCTACACCCACTCGCCCGCCGGCTTCAGCTCGCCCGGCACCGGCTTCGACGGCGAGTCGCTCGCCGACGCCTTCGACTACGTGATCGCGATCAACTACAACCGCAAGCCCGGCACCTCCCCGCTGGACTGGACCCGTCCGCTCGGGTCCTCCCGCGGAGGAGGCATCTGGCTGCACGTCGACCACGGCGGCCCCACGCACGGCTGCGTCGCCCTGCCGGAGTCGGTGATGAAGACGCTGCTGCGCACCCTGGACCCGGCGAAGCACCCGGTGGTGGTGATGGGAGACGCGAAGTCCCTGTCCGTCTGA